The following proteins are co-located in the Apium graveolens cultivar Ventura chromosome 5, ASM990537v1, whole genome shotgun sequence genome:
- the LOC141659517 gene encoding protein SCAR2-like isoform X2 has translation MREREREMPMSRYEIRNEYSLADPEIYGGGAANRDDDPEALLEAVAMAGLVGVLRQLGDLAQFAADLFHDLHEEVMITATRGHGLMVRVKQLEADFPVIEKAFLSQRSPSAFYSNPGAGWHPSLRTNQNLITGGDLPRFIMDSYEECRGPPRLFLLDKFDVAGAGACLKRYTNPSFFKVGASIYVRSSAEVQKEKRSRKSKKKGSRLRNAGNPEVLPASHAKLQQLFLEDRVENGVTDSARLVKLKRLNRHPFGSETGKSFMEKFISVSSPEDKVVHEVTYGSLAPELSTASASGTGVSYLKESTSVERTVLTPFVDEVSEHLRRRELSLVTKHYPLEVVEEKEIAVNGERKPDASEDDNQSDDVASEVDTYMDALATMEPEIETDTDVRSRYDNGFVDMENQATDCDVNEELLQVQSSDSPSTGNSNGSEDGNDSVKKGSSSFSYSDTESTAAENVPVDVFDAAKVSPSTKFCEDEVTVILMKKHSPSVELLEAQDYQLPKLDVSDDISNEVTNLPSYGSYSGDHCSSVLIPDSVLTRIPLDDGIARGTSAGAQTVRISSNHDELDTKSIQIKENSRSRGNNIPWTSRHSNVPSKTKVDEPTTRTASSENHTVEILDGDLSVLPSASIHISENIREVIPKKHDNECSLYNSFEVEYEGDIFTEDLIEKQISPRHSVISHADIKPSVPAFLDSETSNTVLQPEVLDPVDNVSSSTKSITVNSNIASNNCHMSSVAEQQEAEWTEDVPEISIVAASDSSYEEETPTSILPEAYSGETDEIASSISLVGSEATAVMIESDHLYSGGFRSCTGFPLPSKVADGGLVEVPSGVNLDDTEAAALAIFLGPLNITGPESLTDEKQTEVCQLENIIATAIVANHDSEADKVNSISKQPLQAEDNHCVQFPDQYGSEVYDKILPLNYNESVKQTAEVHQETAPPDLNSVWSESEIDIGDHSNTEMVSYVPVSRSQTVETTVLSSSSIYCVQSSQPVSSGENNLHEHSGDTSPVSTHHFPEVSTLSKPELNLQTSQFNIEPQHVVASKPKEVSQSEQLSCSNYPGEGSSDTYSEPCFVASKSVPVNLQADGLAVKSLYGDKENFVVSSKLAINHVDHGGNFITSPRPLSMTPTSELSQPGGHEVDISEQPRDELSAISLGFLSIPELPQVRLPEMPPLPPLPPVQWRTGRVQQHSSLPSDRDSVQNNFGLFQPMFPSKASNNTQMGNLMNRNDFLAPVPVVPLLDIKDKDHQHAYEHLLGTTSPLSIQMPLTSNNRSRDVPTSGSISNTDPCLTMLSTDNESPCHHMHAGEPGSMLSSVTPSSTVTGADASNFSGSVPGHPSSQMQQEICQEPELIKFSDTNFPQPTVADEHLKDVCTTLECETVTSTSNSLYPATEAGIQNGNWPMKLPRPRSPLIDAVAAHDKSMLRKVTERSRPEVQKVEERDSLLEQIRAKSFNLKPAVLTRPSIQGPKANLRVAAILEKANTIRQAFAGSDEDEDSWSDS, from the exons atgagagagagagagagagagatgccGATGAGTAGATATGAGATAAGAAATGAGTATAGTTTAGCTGATCCGGAGATATATGGAGGAGGAGCTGCTAATAGAGATGATGATCCTGAAGCTTTGCTTGAAGCTGTTGCTATGGCTGGTCTTGTTGGTGTTTTGCGTCAATTAGGCGACCTTGCTCA GTTTGCTGCTGATTTATTTCACGATTTGCACGAGGAAGTGATGATAACAGCTACAAGAGGCCATGGTTTGATGGTTCGCGTAAAACAGCTTGAGGCAGATTTTCCTGTGATAGAGAAGGCATTTCTGTCACAAAGGAGTCCCTCGGCTTTCTATTCTAATCCAG GTGCTGGCTGGCATCCTAGTCTGCGGACTAATCAAAATCTGATCACCGGGGGAGACCTGCCAAGATTTATCATGGATTCTTATGAAGAGTGTCGCGGACCTCCTCGCTTGTTTCTTCTTGACAA ATTTGATGTTGCTGGTGCTGGAGCATGTTTAAAGCGGTACACAAATCCATCATTCTTTAAAGTGGGAGCATCAATCTATGTGCGTTCGAGTGCAGAAGTTCAGAAGGAAAAAAGATCTCGTAAATCCAAG AAGAAAGGTTCACGTTTGAGGAATGCTGGAAATCCAGAGGTCTTACCAGCATCTCATGCCAA ACTCCAACAGCTATTTTTAGAGGATCGTGTCGAGAATGGCGTCACCGACTCTGCACGTCTTGTGAAACTGAAGAGGTTAAATAGGCATCCATTTGGCTCAGAAACTGGGAAAAGTTTTATGGAAAAGTTTATTAGTGTGTCTTCACCCGAGGATAAAGTCGTTCATGAAGTCACTTATGGTTCCTTGGCACCTGAATTGTCAACTGCTAGTGCGTCAGGAACTGGAGTAAGTTATCTGAAAGAATCAACGAGTGTGGAGAGGACTGTACTAACACCATTTGTGGATGAGGTAAGTGAGCATCTCCGACGTAGGGAACTTTCTTTGGTGACCAAGCATTATCCTCTTGAGGTGGTTGAGGAAAAAGAGATAGCCGTGAACGGAGAAAGAAAACCTGATGCCAGTGAGGATGATAACCAGTCAGATGATGTTGCAAGTGAAGTAGATACTTACATGGATGCCCTTGCTACCATGGAGCCAGAAATTGAGACGGACACTGATGTCAGATCCAGATATGATAATGGCTTTGTGGATATGGAAAATCAGGCGACAGATTGTGATGTTAATGAAGAACTGCTTCAGGTTCAATCTTCGGATTCTCCGTCAACTGGAAACTCAAATGGATCAGAAGATGGGAATGATTCAGTGAAAAAGGGATCATCTAGTTTTTCGTATTCTGATACTGAAAGCACTGCAGCTGAGAATGTGCCAGTAGATGTTTTTGATGCAGCTAAAGTGTCACCATCTACTAAATTTTGTGAAGATGAGGTTACTGTTATATTGATGAAAAAGCATTCTCCAAGTGTGGAGCTTTTAGAGGCTCAGGATTATCAACTTCCAAAGCTTGATGTTTCTGATGATATATCTAATGAGGTAACTAATTTGCCAAGTTATGGGTCTTATTCTGGAGATCATTGTTCTAGTGTGCTGATTCCAGATTCAGTTCTGACACGTATACCTCTGGATGATGGGATAGCTAGAGGCACATCAGCTGGAGCACAAACAGTTAGAATATCCTCCAACCATGATGAACTAGACACCAAATCTATCCAAATTAAAGAAAATAGCAGAAGTCGAGGCAATAATATACCTTGGACATCTAGACACTCTAATGTTCCTTCAAAAacaaaagttgatgaaccaacgACACGCACAGCATCTTCTGAAAACCATACTGTGGAAATCTTAGATGGTGATCTAAGTGTTCTTCCTAGCGCTTCAATCCATATTTCTGAAAACATTCGTGAGGTAATTCCCAAGAAACACGACAATGAATGTTCGTTGTATAATTCGTTTGAAGTAGAATATGAAGGAGATATATTTACCGAAGATTTGATAGAGAAACAAATAAGTCCTCGGCATTCAGTTATTTCACATGCAGACATTAAGCCTTCTGTACCAGCCTTTTTGGATTCTGAAACAAGTAACACAGTTCTGCAGCCTGAGGTTCTTGATCCTGTAGATAATGTGTCTTCATCAACTAAGTCGATAACTGTTAACTCTAATATTGCATCCAATAATTGTCATATGTCTTCAGTTGCAGAGCAACAGGAAGCAGAATGGACAGAGGATGTTCCTGAAATATCTATTGTTGCAGCTTCTGATTCTTCTTATGAAGAAGAAACCCCTACTAGCATTCTTCCTGAAGCTTACAGTGGTGAGACAGATGAAATTGCCAGCAGCATTAGTTTGGTAGGAAGTGAAGCTACTGCAGTTATGATTGAATCCGATCACTTGTACTCTGGAGGTTTTAGATCTTGCACTGGTTTTCCTCTTCCCAGCAAAGTGGCTGATGGTGGATTGGTTGAAGTTCCCTCCGGTGTGAATTTGGACGATACTGAAGCTGCTGCACTTGCAATTTTCTTGGGTCCCCTGAACATTACAGGTCCTGAATCACTCACCGATGAAAAACAAACTGAAGTGTGTCAATTAGAGAACATTATTGCCACCGCCATTGTTGCAAATCATGATAGTGAGGCTGACAAAGTTAATTCTATATCTAAACAACCTTTGCAGGCAGAAGATAATCACTGTGTTCAGTTTCCAGATCAGTATGGATCTGAAGTCTATGACAAAATTCTTCCACTGAACTATAATGAATCAGTTAAGCAAACAGCAGAGGTTCATCAGGAAACTGCACCACCGGATTTAAACTCTGTTTGGTCTGAGTCTGAGATAGACATTGGTGATCATTCAAACACTGAAATGGTTAGTTATGTTCCTGTATCGAGGTCGCAAACTGTTGAAACCACTGTGCTTTCATCTTCTTCAATTTACTGTGTCCAGAGTTCACAACCAGTTTCTTCTGGGGAGAATAATTTGCATGAGCATTCTGGTGATACTTCGCCTGTATCAACACATCACTTTCCTGAGGTAAGCACTCTTTCTAAACCAGAGCTCAACCTACAGACTTCTCAATTTAATATTGAACCCCAGCATGTGGTTGCATCAAAACCCAAGGAAGTATCTCAGTCGGAACAGTTAAGCTGTTCAAATTACCCGGGTGAAGGAAGCAGTGATACTTATTCTGAACCTTGTTTTGTTGCTAGTAAGTCTGTTCCAGTAAACTTACAGGCTGATGGCCTTGCTGTGAAGAGTCTGTATGGTGATAAAGAAAACTTTGTAGTGTCATCCAAGTTAGCCATAAATCATGTTGATCACGGAGGAAATTTTATTACTTCTCCAAGGCCATTGTCAATGACCCCTACATCAGAACTCTCTCAACCCGGAGGCCATGAGGTTGACATCTCTGAACAACCTAGGGATGAATTAAGTGCAATCAGTTTGGGCTTTCTTTCGATTCCTGAATTACCTCAAGTTAGGTTGCCTGAAATGCCTCCCCTGCCACCTCTACCTCCAGTGCAGTGGAGGACAGGGAGGGTTCAGCAACATTCTTCCCTGCCTTCAGATAGGGACTCGGTGCAAAATAATTTTGGCCTGTTTCAACCAATGTTTCCATCTAAAGCCAGCAATAACACTCAAATGGGTAATTTAATGAATAGAAATGATTTCCTGGCTCCAGTGCCAGTTGTGCCACTGCTTGATATTAAAGATAAGGACCATCAACATGCTTATGAGCACTTGCTGGGAACTACGAGTCCACTGTCAATCCAAATGCCACTTACCTCTAATAATAGAAGCAGAGATGTTCCAACTTCTGGTAGCATATCTAACACAGACCCATGCTTAACAATGCTTTCTACAGATAATGAGAGCCCTTGTCACCATATGCATGCTGGAGAACCAGGAAGTATGCTGTCTAGTGTTACTCCATCTTCAACTGTAACTGGTGCAGATGCATCAAATTTTTCTGGATCTGTACCAGGTCATCCTTCAAGTCAAATGCAACAGGAAATATGTCAAGAACCTGAGCTGATAAAGTTTTCTGACACAAATTTTCCACAACCAACAGTAGCAGATGAACATCTTAAGGACGTTTGCACAACTTTGGAATGTGAAACTGTAACGTCGACGAGTAACTCCTTGTATCCAGCTACTGAAGCTGGAATACAGAATGGAAATTGGCCTATGAAGCTTCCGCGGCCTCGTAGTCCCCTCATTGATGCTGTTGCTGCTCATGACAAGAGCATG TTGAGGAAGGTGACGGAACGGTCTCGGCCTGAGGTACAGAAGGTAGAAGAAAGAGATAGTCTGTTAGAACAAATACGCGCCAAG TCATTCAATTTGAAACCTGCAGTACTGACAAGACCAAGCATTCAGGGTCCTAAAGCAAATTTAAGAGTTGCAGCCATTTTGGAGAAAGCAAATACTATTCGCCAG GCATTTGCTGGTAGCGATGAGGATGAAGATAGTTGGAGTGATTCATGA
- the LOC141659517 gene encoding protein SCAR2-like isoform X1: MREREREMPMSRYEIRNEYSLADPEIYGGGAANRDDDPEALLEAVAMAGLVGVLRQLGDLAQFAADLFHDLHEEVMITATRGHGLMVRVKQLEADFPVIEKAFLSQRSPSAFYSNPGAGWHPSLRTNQNLITGGDLPRFIMDSYEECRGPPRLFLLDKFDVAGAGACLKRYTNPSFFKVGASIYVRSSAEVQKEKRSRKSKQKKGSRLRNAGNPEVLPASHAKLQQLFLEDRVENGVTDSARLVKLKRLNRHPFGSETGKSFMEKFISVSSPEDKVVHEVTYGSLAPELSTASASGTGVSYLKESTSVERTVLTPFVDEVSEHLRRRELSLVTKHYPLEVVEEKEIAVNGERKPDASEDDNQSDDVASEVDTYMDALATMEPEIETDTDVRSRYDNGFVDMENQATDCDVNEELLQVQSSDSPSTGNSNGSEDGNDSVKKGSSSFSYSDTESTAAENVPVDVFDAAKVSPSTKFCEDEVTVILMKKHSPSVELLEAQDYQLPKLDVSDDISNEVTNLPSYGSYSGDHCSSVLIPDSVLTRIPLDDGIARGTSAGAQTVRISSNHDELDTKSIQIKENSRSRGNNIPWTSRHSNVPSKTKVDEPTTRTASSENHTVEILDGDLSVLPSASIHISENIREVIPKKHDNECSLYNSFEVEYEGDIFTEDLIEKQISPRHSVISHADIKPSVPAFLDSETSNTVLQPEVLDPVDNVSSSTKSITVNSNIASNNCHMSSVAEQQEAEWTEDVPEISIVAASDSSYEEETPTSILPEAYSGETDEIASSISLVGSEATAVMIESDHLYSGGFRSCTGFPLPSKVADGGLVEVPSGVNLDDTEAAALAIFLGPLNITGPESLTDEKQTEVCQLENIIATAIVANHDSEADKVNSISKQPLQAEDNHCVQFPDQYGSEVYDKILPLNYNESVKQTAEVHQETAPPDLNSVWSESEIDIGDHSNTEMVSYVPVSRSQTVETTVLSSSSIYCVQSSQPVSSGENNLHEHSGDTSPVSTHHFPEVSTLSKPELNLQTSQFNIEPQHVVASKPKEVSQSEQLSCSNYPGEGSSDTYSEPCFVASKSVPVNLQADGLAVKSLYGDKENFVVSSKLAINHVDHGGNFITSPRPLSMTPTSELSQPGGHEVDISEQPRDELSAISLGFLSIPELPQVRLPEMPPLPPLPPVQWRTGRVQQHSSLPSDRDSVQNNFGLFQPMFPSKASNNTQMGNLMNRNDFLAPVPVVPLLDIKDKDHQHAYEHLLGTTSPLSIQMPLTSNNRSRDVPTSGSISNTDPCLTMLSTDNESPCHHMHAGEPGSMLSSVTPSSTVTGADASNFSGSVPGHPSSQMQQEICQEPELIKFSDTNFPQPTVADEHLKDVCTTLECETVTSTSNSLYPATEAGIQNGNWPMKLPRPRSPLIDAVAAHDKSMLRKVTERSRPEVQKVEERDSLLEQIRAKSFNLKPAVLTRPSIQGPKANLRVAAILEKANTIRQAFAGSDEDEDSWSDS, from the exons atgagagagagagagagagagatgccGATGAGTAGATATGAGATAAGAAATGAGTATAGTTTAGCTGATCCGGAGATATATGGAGGAGGAGCTGCTAATAGAGATGATGATCCTGAAGCTTTGCTTGAAGCTGTTGCTATGGCTGGTCTTGTTGGTGTTTTGCGTCAATTAGGCGACCTTGCTCA GTTTGCTGCTGATTTATTTCACGATTTGCACGAGGAAGTGATGATAACAGCTACAAGAGGCCATGGTTTGATGGTTCGCGTAAAACAGCTTGAGGCAGATTTTCCTGTGATAGAGAAGGCATTTCTGTCACAAAGGAGTCCCTCGGCTTTCTATTCTAATCCAG GTGCTGGCTGGCATCCTAGTCTGCGGACTAATCAAAATCTGATCACCGGGGGAGACCTGCCAAGATTTATCATGGATTCTTATGAAGAGTGTCGCGGACCTCCTCGCTTGTTTCTTCTTGACAA ATTTGATGTTGCTGGTGCTGGAGCATGTTTAAAGCGGTACACAAATCCATCATTCTTTAAAGTGGGAGCATCAATCTATGTGCGTTCGAGTGCAGAAGTTCAGAAGGAAAAAAGATCTCGTAAATCCAAG CAGAAGAAAGGTTCACGTTTGAGGAATGCTGGAAATCCAGAGGTCTTACCAGCATCTCATGCCAA ACTCCAACAGCTATTTTTAGAGGATCGTGTCGAGAATGGCGTCACCGACTCTGCACGTCTTGTGAAACTGAAGAGGTTAAATAGGCATCCATTTGGCTCAGAAACTGGGAAAAGTTTTATGGAAAAGTTTATTAGTGTGTCTTCACCCGAGGATAAAGTCGTTCATGAAGTCACTTATGGTTCCTTGGCACCTGAATTGTCAACTGCTAGTGCGTCAGGAACTGGAGTAAGTTATCTGAAAGAATCAACGAGTGTGGAGAGGACTGTACTAACACCATTTGTGGATGAGGTAAGTGAGCATCTCCGACGTAGGGAACTTTCTTTGGTGACCAAGCATTATCCTCTTGAGGTGGTTGAGGAAAAAGAGATAGCCGTGAACGGAGAAAGAAAACCTGATGCCAGTGAGGATGATAACCAGTCAGATGATGTTGCAAGTGAAGTAGATACTTACATGGATGCCCTTGCTACCATGGAGCCAGAAATTGAGACGGACACTGATGTCAGATCCAGATATGATAATGGCTTTGTGGATATGGAAAATCAGGCGACAGATTGTGATGTTAATGAAGAACTGCTTCAGGTTCAATCTTCGGATTCTCCGTCAACTGGAAACTCAAATGGATCAGAAGATGGGAATGATTCAGTGAAAAAGGGATCATCTAGTTTTTCGTATTCTGATACTGAAAGCACTGCAGCTGAGAATGTGCCAGTAGATGTTTTTGATGCAGCTAAAGTGTCACCATCTACTAAATTTTGTGAAGATGAGGTTACTGTTATATTGATGAAAAAGCATTCTCCAAGTGTGGAGCTTTTAGAGGCTCAGGATTATCAACTTCCAAAGCTTGATGTTTCTGATGATATATCTAATGAGGTAACTAATTTGCCAAGTTATGGGTCTTATTCTGGAGATCATTGTTCTAGTGTGCTGATTCCAGATTCAGTTCTGACACGTATACCTCTGGATGATGGGATAGCTAGAGGCACATCAGCTGGAGCACAAACAGTTAGAATATCCTCCAACCATGATGAACTAGACACCAAATCTATCCAAATTAAAGAAAATAGCAGAAGTCGAGGCAATAATATACCTTGGACATCTAGACACTCTAATGTTCCTTCAAAAacaaaagttgatgaaccaacgACACGCACAGCATCTTCTGAAAACCATACTGTGGAAATCTTAGATGGTGATCTAAGTGTTCTTCCTAGCGCTTCAATCCATATTTCTGAAAACATTCGTGAGGTAATTCCCAAGAAACACGACAATGAATGTTCGTTGTATAATTCGTTTGAAGTAGAATATGAAGGAGATATATTTACCGAAGATTTGATAGAGAAACAAATAAGTCCTCGGCATTCAGTTATTTCACATGCAGACATTAAGCCTTCTGTACCAGCCTTTTTGGATTCTGAAACAAGTAACACAGTTCTGCAGCCTGAGGTTCTTGATCCTGTAGATAATGTGTCTTCATCAACTAAGTCGATAACTGTTAACTCTAATATTGCATCCAATAATTGTCATATGTCTTCAGTTGCAGAGCAACAGGAAGCAGAATGGACAGAGGATGTTCCTGAAATATCTATTGTTGCAGCTTCTGATTCTTCTTATGAAGAAGAAACCCCTACTAGCATTCTTCCTGAAGCTTACAGTGGTGAGACAGATGAAATTGCCAGCAGCATTAGTTTGGTAGGAAGTGAAGCTACTGCAGTTATGATTGAATCCGATCACTTGTACTCTGGAGGTTTTAGATCTTGCACTGGTTTTCCTCTTCCCAGCAAAGTGGCTGATGGTGGATTGGTTGAAGTTCCCTCCGGTGTGAATTTGGACGATACTGAAGCTGCTGCACTTGCAATTTTCTTGGGTCCCCTGAACATTACAGGTCCTGAATCACTCACCGATGAAAAACAAACTGAAGTGTGTCAATTAGAGAACATTATTGCCACCGCCATTGTTGCAAATCATGATAGTGAGGCTGACAAAGTTAATTCTATATCTAAACAACCTTTGCAGGCAGAAGATAATCACTGTGTTCAGTTTCCAGATCAGTATGGATCTGAAGTCTATGACAAAATTCTTCCACTGAACTATAATGAATCAGTTAAGCAAACAGCAGAGGTTCATCAGGAAACTGCACCACCGGATTTAAACTCTGTTTGGTCTGAGTCTGAGATAGACATTGGTGATCATTCAAACACTGAAATGGTTAGTTATGTTCCTGTATCGAGGTCGCAAACTGTTGAAACCACTGTGCTTTCATCTTCTTCAATTTACTGTGTCCAGAGTTCACAACCAGTTTCTTCTGGGGAGAATAATTTGCATGAGCATTCTGGTGATACTTCGCCTGTATCAACACATCACTTTCCTGAGGTAAGCACTCTTTCTAAACCAGAGCTCAACCTACAGACTTCTCAATTTAATATTGAACCCCAGCATGTGGTTGCATCAAAACCCAAGGAAGTATCTCAGTCGGAACAGTTAAGCTGTTCAAATTACCCGGGTGAAGGAAGCAGTGATACTTATTCTGAACCTTGTTTTGTTGCTAGTAAGTCTGTTCCAGTAAACTTACAGGCTGATGGCCTTGCTGTGAAGAGTCTGTATGGTGATAAAGAAAACTTTGTAGTGTCATCCAAGTTAGCCATAAATCATGTTGATCACGGAGGAAATTTTATTACTTCTCCAAGGCCATTGTCAATGACCCCTACATCAGAACTCTCTCAACCCGGAGGCCATGAGGTTGACATCTCTGAACAACCTAGGGATGAATTAAGTGCAATCAGTTTGGGCTTTCTTTCGATTCCTGAATTACCTCAAGTTAGGTTGCCTGAAATGCCTCCCCTGCCACCTCTACCTCCAGTGCAGTGGAGGACAGGGAGGGTTCAGCAACATTCTTCCCTGCCTTCAGATAGGGACTCGGTGCAAAATAATTTTGGCCTGTTTCAACCAATGTTTCCATCTAAAGCCAGCAATAACACTCAAATGGGTAATTTAATGAATAGAAATGATTTCCTGGCTCCAGTGCCAGTTGTGCCACTGCTTGATATTAAAGATAAGGACCATCAACATGCTTATGAGCACTTGCTGGGAACTACGAGTCCACTGTCAATCCAAATGCCACTTACCTCTAATAATAGAAGCAGAGATGTTCCAACTTCTGGTAGCATATCTAACACAGACCCATGCTTAACAATGCTTTCTACAGATAATGAGAGCCCTTGTCACCATATGCATGCTGGAGAACCAGGAAGTATGCTGTCTAGTGTTACTCCATCTTCAACTGTAACTGGTGCAGATGCATCAAATTTTTCTGGATCTGTACCAGGTCATCCTTCAAGTCAAATGCAACAGGAAATATGTCAAGAACCTGAGCTGATAAAGTTTTCTGACACAAATTTTCCACAACCAACAGTAGCAGATGAACATCTTAAGGACGTTTGCACAACTTTGGAATGTGAAACTGTAACGTCGACGAGTAACTCCTTGTATCCAGCTACTGAAGCTGGAATACAGAATGGAAATTGGCCTATGAAGCTTCCGCGGCCTCGTAGTCCCCTCATTGATGCTGTTGCTGCTCATGACAAGAGCATG TTGAGGAAGGTGACGGAACGGTCTCGGCCTGAGGTACAGAAGGTAGAAGAAAGAGATAGTCTGTTAGAACAAATACGCGCCAAG TCATTCAATTTGAAACCTGCAGTACTGACAAGACCAAGCATTCAGGGTCCTAAAGCAAATTTAAGAGTTGCAGCCATTTTGGAGAAAGCAAATACTATTCGCCAG GCATTTGCTGGTAGCGATGAGGATGAAGATAGTTGGAGTGATTCATGA